One Streptomyces sp. NBC_00102 DNA segment encodes these proteins:
- a CDS encoding glutamate-5-semialdehyde dehydrogenase, whose translation MTTVQHPTALSVTDVCRRAREASYTVRELTTEVKDRVIAEMADAIDAAHEYLKEANALDVAAARTSGASATLVDRLTLTDGRIAGMTRAMRTIIDLPDPVGQVVAGRTRPNGLRIEQVREPLGVVAVIYEARPNVTADVAALCLKSGNAAVLRGSSIARHTNAAIADVLIELLARQEDVPTDAVQLIRDVSREAALELLKADEYVDLLVPRGGPGLIQTVKDNATVPTVIDGDGNCHVYVDATADRDMATDIVINGKTSRPSVCNAVETLLVHQDLTDDWLPGVLDELKGLGVEIRGDETVRAMWPDAVPAQDSDWETEYLDLVLAVKVVENLDVALAHINTYGTRNAEGIVAQDIAVAQRFARAIDSGSVFVNTSTRFSDGGEFGYGVEIGVATQKLHARGPMGLESLTCVKNVVWGSGQIRVL comes from the coding sequence ATGACCACCGTCCAGCACCCCACCGCCCTGTCCGTCACCGACGTCTGCCGCCGTGCACGCGAGGCCTCCTACACGGTTCGGGAGCTGACCACCGAGGTCAAGGACCGTGTGATCGCGGAGATGGCCGACGCCATCGACGCCGCCCACGAGTACCTGAAGGAAGCCAACGCCCTGGACGTGGCAGCCGCGCGCACGAGTGGCGCCTCCGCCACCCTCGTCGACCGGCTCACCCTCACGGACGGGCGCATAGCCGGCATGACCCGGGCCATGCGCACGATCATCGACCTGCCGGACCCGGTCGGCCAGGTCGTCGCGGGCCGAACCCGCCCCAACGGCCTCAGGATCGAACAGGTTCGTGAGCCCCTCGGCGTCGTCGCAGTCATCTACGAGGCCCGCCCCAACGTGACCGCCGACGTTGCCGCCCTCTGCCTGAAGTCCGGCAATGCCGCGGTACTGCGCGGCTCCTCGATCGCCCGGCACACCAACGCGGCCATCGCCGACGTGCTGATCGAGTTGCTCGCCCGACAGGAGGACGTGCCCACCGACGCCGTGCAGTTGATCCGCGACGTCTCCCGCGAGGCCGCCCTCGAACTGCTCAAGGCCGATGAGTACGTCGACCTGCTCGTGCCGCGTGGCGGTCCGGGGCTCATCCAGACCGTCAAGGACAACGCCACCGTCCCCACCGTGATCGACGGCGACGGCAACTGTCACGTCTACGTCGACGCCACCGCCGACCGGGACATGGCGACCGACATCGTGATCAACGGCAAGACGTCCCGTCCCAGCGTCTGCAACGCCGTCGAGACCCTGCTGGTCCACCAGGACCTCACCGACGACTGGCTGCCGGGCGTCCTCGACGAGCTCAAGGGTCTCGGCGTCGAGATCCGCGGCGACGAGACCGTCCGCGCCATGTGGCCCGACGCAGTCCCGGCGCAGGACAGCGACTGGGAGACCGAATACCTGGACCTGGTCCTCGCGGTGAAGGTCGTCGAGAACCTCGACGTCGCGCTGGCCCACATCAACACGTACGGCACCCGCAACGCCGAGGGGATCGTGGCCCAGGACATCGCGGTGGCCCAGCGGTTCGCCCGCGCCATCGACTCCGGCAGCGTCTTCGTCAACACCTCCACACGCTTCTCGGACGGCGGCGAGTTCGGCTACGGCGTCGAGATCGGCGTCGCCACCCAGAAGCTGCACGCGCGAGGCCCCATGGGGCTCGAGTCGCTCACCTGCGTCAAGAACGTCGTCTGGGGAAGCGGGCAGATCCGTGTCCTGTAA
- a CDS encoding pyridoxal phosphate-dependent aminotransferase codes for MESVSEASSIRTNNRIYELRAAGLDIVTLSLGEAFFDLPTPSFEGMPGTQIHHYSHSRGVPLLRQKLAGYYETCSGAPVDPETEIMVTAGSKAAIFMTLTAMLDPGDEVIIPEPLWVSYPDQVRLARGVPVMTPWYEQVGDLESYITPRTRAIIVNNPHNPSGRRLGAVEMLSLHEMAEKHGLFLISDEAYHEFVPEGEVFVSALEHDPEKRHTIVCNSMSKNYGISGWRIGYLIADQHFTRQVIKLQQHMVTCAPTILSYYLAENFEAILDHTRPQIRRVVATRNRMAGLLADRGVQCLPGDATFYLFASLGESRLDSTEFAERLLTRYGVAVVPGAGYGASCDRFVRVAVGAETEDRLVRGMHALADLVEATR; via the coding sequence ATGGAATCCGTTTCGGAGGCCTCCTCGATCCGGACGAACAACCGGATCTACGAACTGCGGGCGGCCGGACTCGACATCGTCACGCTGTCACTCGGAGAGGCCTTCTTCGACCTTCCCACGCCTTCCTTCGAGGGCATGCCGGGCACGCAGATCCACCACTACTCGCACTCCCGCGGGGTGCCGCTGCTGCGCCAGAAGCTGGCCGGATACTACGAGACCTGCTCCGGCGCACCGGTCGACCCCGAGACGGAGATCATGGTCACGGCCGGGTCCAAGGCCGCGATCTTCATGACCTTGACCGCCATGCTGGACCCCGGCGACGAGGTCATCATCCCGGAGCCGCTCTGGGTCAGCTACCCGGACCAGGTGCGACTCGCCCGGGGAGTGCCGGTGATGACCCCGTGGTACGAGCAGGTGGGCGACCTGGAGTCGTACATCACGCCCCGCACCCGCGCGATCATCGTCAACAACCCGCACAACCCCAGCGGTCGCCGGCTGGGCGCGGTCGAAATGCTGTCGCTCCACGAGATGGCCGAGAAGCACGGTCTGTTCCTCATCTCCGACGAGGCCTACCACGAGTTCGTGCCCGAGGGTGAGGTATTCGTCTCCGCTCTGGAGCACGACCCGGAGAAGCGGCACACCATCGTCTGCAACTCGATGTCGAAGAACTACGGCATCTCGGGCTGGCGCATCGGCTACCTCATCGCCGACCAGCACTTCACACGCCAGGTCATCAAGCTCCAGCAGCACATGGTGACCTGCGCGCCGACCATCCTCAGCTACTACCTGGCCGAGAACTTCGAGGCGATCCTCGATCACACCCGCCCGCAGATCCGGCGGGTCGTCGCGACCCGCAACCGGATGGCCGGGCTGCTGGCGGACCGCGGGGTACAGTGCCTGCCGGGCGACGCCACCTTCTATCTCTTCGCCTCGTTGGGCGAATCCCGGCTCGACTCCACGGAGTTCGCCGAGCGGCTGCTCACCCGCTACGGCGTCGCCGTCGTCCCGGGCGCCGGCTACGGCGCCAGTTGCGACCGGTTCGTCCGCGTCGCGGTCGGTGCCGAGACCGAAGACCGTCTGGTGCGGGGCATGCACGCCCTTGCCGACCTCGTAGAGGCGACCCGATGA
- a CDS encoding pyrroline-5-carboxylate reductase encodes MTARRSPADGTVALVGCGRMARALVHGLLGAGHSPEQLTGVSRTGRGARALAEEYGIRSADTVAEAVHGAAVVVLAVHPHETAAALDELAEAITPQQLLLSLVASWQTEALAARLPGVPVVRAVPNVAVAERDGVTVLGTTPDRTALDTACGLFSGLGQVLVLDEDLLEAVSALSGAGPALVARFAEALASAGRTQGIPAGTADLLAVRAVRSTGSLLAGGATPALVINSVASPGGMTEVALGRLDEGGLAESVREGVDAAVRLSCGRLNTAGVRKTPLPPVDLERT; translated from the coding sequence ATGACGGCACGCCGGTCGCCCGCCGACGGCACCGTCGCCCTCGTCGGGTGTGGTCGGATGGCCCGGGCCCTGGTGCACGGGCTGCTCGGCGCCGGGCACTCCCCGGAGCAGCTGACCGGGGTTTCCCGGACCGGTCGCGGAGCTCGTGCCCTCGCCGAGGAATACGGCATCCGGTCGGCCGACACGGTGGCCGAGGCCGTCCACGGCGCGGCCGTCGTCGTCCTCGCCGTCCACCCGCACGAGACCGCAGCCGCCCTCGACGAGCTGGCAGAAGCCATCACGCCGCAGCAGCTGCTGTTGTCGCTCGTCGCCTCCTGGCAGACGGAGGCTCTTGCCGCGCGTCTCCCCGGCGTGCCCGTGGTGCGGGCCGTCCCCAACGTGGCCGTCGCCGAACGCGACGGTGTCACCGTGCTCGGTACCACCCCCGACCGCACCGCCCTGGACACCGCGTGCGGTCTGTTCTCCGGGCTCGGTCAGGTCCTGGTCCTGGACGAGGACCTCCTGGAGGCGGTCAGCGCGCTGTCCGGGGCAGGCCCCGCGCTGGTCGCCCGCTTCGCCGAGGCACTCGCGTCGGCCGGCCGGACCCAGGGCATTCCGGCCGGTACGGCGGACCTGCTCGCCGTACGCGCGGTGCGCAGTACGGGCTCGCTCCTCGCAGGGGGCGCGACACCCGCGCTCGTGATCAACTCCGTAGCCTCGCCCGGAGGAATGACCGAAGTGGCGCTGGGCCGGCTCGACGAGGGCGGCCTGGCCGAGTCCGTACGAGAAGGGGTGGACGCGGCCGTCCGCCTCTCCTGCGGACGGCTCAACACAGCCGGAGTCCGCAAGACACCCCTGCCTCCCGTCGACCTGGAGCGAACATGA
- a CDS encoding FtsX-like permease family protein, translating into MITVILDQLRRRRGRALALAAGILVAATSFTLLTATVSTSQATTVGTVRKNARSAYDVLVRPPDSQTDVERQSSLVAPNFLSGTFGGITMDQYDRIRGMAGVDVAAPVANIGYLMVASTVTVDVSRFLDGEASRQILRISPTLTSGLGSYRTSDEYVYLTRSPLTSGSESDDLFESDTLETGAVDKSTERYQIEGKYDVCFYLNWDKTEKKKFGLDLPLKPNIIAEDLSDRSPFDPDLSSRMTCQSGRDKATIDVPVSYPVLLSAIDPVAEDRLVGLGGTIASGRMLTERDKPWRVWGAKSVHGQRDIYIPALLSENPLTTGTLDATVERLDIGDPAELPSKLGNPTANSFVRSLRGTTVGRTRVDLSKGYRKALNEDSFNTDAYWTVGPVAYRRTSDGDLAAQPQPPQSPDLWITNSNQQPFPNVPEENHQGTQYRKVTSHASTDCIGLGTCDQQDSGRLPNPFVRLVGRYDTGRLPGFSPLSETPLETYQTPQVTGADSATRAKLHDRPLQPDRNLGGYVSPPPTMLTTMDSITALTESRRVPGLQDKAPVSAIRIRVAGVTGVDTASRARVNAVAGKIRAAYPRLQVDVTVGSSPAPQTVALADSARVTERWVAKGVALRILRAVDTKSAVLFGLVLVVCALFLGQAALASVRSRRTEIGTLRCLGWSGGEVLRLVLGELTVIGLGAGAAGAVLAYVLGRALGQPGAGVKSLLVLPVALLLATAAGLVPAWLATRLGPMEAVRPPVTAARRARPVRSVAGLAVLNLLRMRGRTLLGAAGLALGVAAFTVLLALTLSFRGEVAGSLLGSAVVAQARGADYLSVALSLVLGAAGAVDVLVLSQRERAADLAVLRATGWSNRELAKLTLHEGIGLALLGGLSGAVAGLAGVLTLGRGVLHGHLFTVTAAALLATLAATALVVAALAVPIRGLSRISAADLAAAE; encoded by the coding sequence GTGATCACGGTGATCCTCGATCAGCTCCGGCGGCGGCGCGGGCGCGCACTGGCCCTGGCCGCCGGAATCCTGGTGGCGGCAACCAGCTTCACCCTGCTGACCGCGACGGTGAGCACGAGCCAGGCGACCACCGTGGGCACGGTACGGAAGAACGCGCGGTCCGCGTACGACGTCCTGGTCCGCCCGCCCGACTCGCAGACGGACGTGGAGCGGCAGAGCTCACTGGTCGCGCCGAACTTCCTGTCCGGCACGTTCGGCGGCATCACCATGGACCAGTACGACCGCATCCGCGGCATGGCCGGGGTCGACGTGGCCGCGCCGGTCGCCAACATCGGCTACCTCATGGTGGCGAGCACCGTCACCGTGGACGTGTCCCGCTTCCTGGACGGCGAGGCGTCCCGGCAGATCCTGCGCATCAGCCCCACGCTCACCTCCGGACTGGGCAGTTACCGCACCTCGGACGAGTACGTCTACCTCACCCGCTCCCCCCTGACCTCGGGATCGGAGTCGGACGACCTCTTCGAGTCCGACACCCTGGAGACGGGAGCGGTCGACAAGAGCACCGAGCGCTACCAGATCGAGGGGAAGTACGACGTCTGCTTCTACCTCAACTGGGACAAGACCGAAAAGAAGAAGTTCGGCCTGGACCTGCCGCTGAAGCCGAACATCATCGCCGAGGACCTCAGTGACAGGTCACCGTTCGACCCGGACCTGAGTTCACGGATGACCTGCCAGTCGGGCAGGGACAAGGCCACCATCGACGTCCCGGTCAGTTACCCCGTACTGCTGTCCGCCATCGACCCGGTGGCCGAGGACCGGCTGGTGGGCCTGGGCGGCACCATCGCCTCGGGCCGGATGCTCACCGAGCGGGACAAACCGTGGAGGGTGTGGGGCGCCAAGAGCGTCCACGGACAGCGCGACATCTACATCCCGGCGCTGCTCAGCGAAAACCCGCTCACCACCGGCACACTCGACGCCACCGTGGAGCGGCTCGACATCGGGGACCCGGCCGAGCTGCCCTCGAAACTGGGCAACCCGACGGCGAACAGCTTCGTCCGGAGCCTGCGCGGCACCACGGTGGGCAGGACCCGCGTCGACCTGAGCAAGGGCTACCGGAAGGCACTGAACGAGGACTCGTTCAACACCGACGCCTACTGGACGGTCGGCCCGGTCGCCTACCGCCGCACCTCCGACGGCGACCTCGCCGCGCAGCCGCAGCCGCCGCAGAGCCCCGACCTGTGGATCACCAACTCGAACCAGCAGCCGTTCCCCAACGTCCCCGAGGAGAACCACCAGGGCACCCAGTACCGGAAGGTGACCAGCCACGCCTCCACGGACTGCATCGGACTGGGTACCTGCGACCAACAGGACTCCGGGCGTCTGCCCAATCCCTTCGTCCGCCTGGTCGGCCGCTACGACACGGGCCGACTGCCCGGCTTCTCGCCCCTGTCCGAGACCCCGTTGGAGACGTACCAGACGCCGCAGGTCACCGGTGCGGACAGCGCGACCCGGGCGAAGCTCCACGACAGACCGCTGCAGCCCGACCGCAACCTGGGCGGTTACGTCAGCCCTCCGCCCACCATGCTGACGACGATGGACTCCATCACCGCGCTCACCGAGAGCCGTCGGGTCCCCGGCCTCCAGGACAAGGCGCCGGTCAGCGCGATCAGGATCCGGGTGGCCGGAGTGACCGGCGTCGACACCGCCTCCCGGGCGCGGGTGAACGCGGTGGCCGGGAAGATCCGGGCCGCCTACCCCCGGCTCCAGGTCGACGTCACCGTCGGCAGCTCACCCGCGCCGCAGACCGTGGCACTGGCCGACTCGGCCCGGGTGACGGAGCGCTGGGTCGCCAAGGGCGTGGCCCTGCGCATCCTCAGGGCGGTGGACACCAAGAGCGCGGTGCTCTTCGGACTGGTCCTCGTCGTGTGCGCCCTCTTCCTCGGCCAGGCGGCACTGGCCTCGGTGCGCTCGCGCCGGACCGAGATCGGCACGCTGCGCTGCCTCGGCTGGAGCGGCGGCGAGGTGCTCCGCCTGGTCCTCGGCGAACTGACGGTGATCGGGCTGGGGGCCGGAGCCGCGGGCGCGGTGCTGGCGTACGTACTGGGCCGGGCGCTCGGACAGCCCGGAGCCGGCGTCAAGTCGCTCCTCGTGCTTCCGGTGGCGCTTCTGCTGGCCACGGCGGCGGGCCTGGTCCCCGCCTGGCTCGCCACCCGGCTGGGACCGATGGAAGCCGTCCGGCCCCCGGTGACGGCGGCCCGCCGCGCACGCCCGGTGCGTTCGGTGGCCGGCCTGGCCGTGCTCAACCTGCTGCGGATGCGGGGCCGCACGCTGCTGGGTGCGGCGGGGCTGGCGCTGGGAGTGGCCGCCTTCACGGTCCTGCTCGCCCTGACGCTGTCCTTCCGGGGCGAGGTAGCCGGGTCGTTGCTCGGCAGCGCCGTGGTGGCGCAGGCGCGCGGGGCCGACTATCTCAGCGTCGCCCTCTCCCTGGTGCTGGGAGCCGCCGGCGCCGTCGACGTCCTGGTCCTCTCGCAGCGCGAACGCGCGGCCGATCTCGCGGTGCTGCGGGCGACCGGCTGGAGCAACCGGGAACTGGCGAAGCTGACCCTCCACGAGGGAATCGGACTGGCCCTGCTGGGCGGCCTGTCGGGCGCGGTGGCCGGTCTGGCCGGCGTACTGACCCTCGGCCGGGGCGTACTGCACGGACACCTGTTCACGGTCACCGCCGCCGCGCTGCTGGCCACCCTCGCGGCGACCGCCCTGGTGGTGGCGGCCCTGGCGGTCCCGATCCGCGGGCTCTCCCGGATCAGCGCCGCCGACCTGGCCGCGGCGGAGTGA
- the proB gene encoding glutamate 5-kinase — translation MSSDAPQERVVIKIGTSSLVSDGRPDPGKLAALADAVVRLRGEGIQPVVIGSGAIAVGNARLAASGTAVVGPAARQVAAAVGQGLLYAAFHDALAARGLVTAQILLTPPDLTGPEHRDSVRAILESALAAGLVPVVNENDAVMVRNNDVLAALLAGVLGADRLLLLTDVPGLYESDPRRDRSARRIPEIAVMTPGVERLAGAAAGGLGTGGMAAKLCAAWIATLAGVPVVIAGADTEDGVVRAMAGADIGTLVHPRAPERDPDLGRVWRALSEPPAGRLLCTPEGVAALAGGGVLTARYIESHEGVFEAGSTVDAVDGDRRIIVRGRARLGSFELHDFTDPGQGPAVLHPTDYVTLPEA, via the coding sequence ATGTCATCCGACGCCCCCCAGGAACGCGTCGTCATCAAGATCGGAACGTCGTCACTCGTCTCCGACGGGCGGCCCGATCCCGGCAAGCTCGCCGCTCTGGCCGACGCGGTCGTACGACTGCGTGGCGAGGGCATCCAGCCGGTCGTCATCGGCTCGGGCGCGATCGCCGTCGGCAACGCCCGACTCGCCGCGTCCGGTACCGCAGTCGTCGGACCCGCTGCCCGCCAGGTCGCAGCGGCCGTCGGCCAAGGGCTGCTCTACGCCGCCTTCCACGATGCGTTGGCAGCCCGCGGCCTGGTCACGGCACAGATCCTGCTCACCCCGCCCGACCTCACCGGACCCGAGCACCGCGACAGCGTCAGAGCGATCCTCGAGAGTGCCCTCGCCGCTGGTCTCGTGCCCGTGGTGAACGAGAACGACGCGGTCATGGTGCGCAACAACGACGTTCTCGCCGCACTGCTCGCAGGCGTCCTGGGGGCCGACCGGCTACTCCTCCTGACCGACGTGCCCGGCTTGTACGAGAGCGACCCACGTCGTGACCGAAGCGCCCGTCGCATTCCGGAGATCGCCGTCATGACACCCGGGGTCGAGCGTCTGGCCGGGGCCGCGGCCGGGGGGCTCGGTACCGGCGGCATGGCCGCCAAACTGTGCGCGGCTTGGATCGCTACTCTCGCCGGGGTCCCGGTGGTCATCGCCGGGGCCGACACCGAGGACGGTGTCGTACGGGCGATGGCCGGGGCCGACATCGGAACTCTCGTCCACCCCCGGGCCCCGGAGCGGGACCCGGACCTCGGGCGGGTATGGCGGGCGCTGTCCGAGCCGCCGGCAGGCAGGCTGCTTTGCACCCCCGAGGGCGTCGCCGCCCTCGCCGGCGGCGGTGTGCTGACGGCGCGGTACATCGAAAGCCACGAGGGCGTTTTCGAGGCTGGTTCGACCGTCGACGCGGTCGATGGCGACCGGCGGATCATCGTCCGCGGACGGGCCAGGCTCGGTTCCTTCGAACTCCACGACTTCACCGACCCGGGTCAAGGCCCGGCCGTACTCCACCCCACCGATTACGTCACCCTTCCGGAGGCCTGA
- a CDS encoding ABC transporter ATP-binding protein translates to MSRRYPGLTALDEVDLEVAAGEVVMLTGPSGAGKSTVLHVTGGMDRPDEGHVEIDGVALVPRDLDRHRRRIGFVFQRFHLLPALTALDNVLAPVLPRRVGFDRRARGMELLEAVGLARRADALPSQLSGGQQQRVAVARALINRPGLLLADEPTGNLDSVIGREIIDLLMSLRERYGMTMLIATHDAEVAANGDRVVRLQDGTIVSDQRVTPSADVLNRLGGLRP, encoded by the coding sequence GTGAGTCGCCGGTATCCCGGGCTGACCGCGCTGGACGAGGTGGACCTGGAGGTCGCGGCCGGCGAGGTGGTGATGCTGACCGGGCCGTCCGGCGCCGGCAAATCGACCGTCCTGCATGTGACGGGTGGCATGGACCGGCCCGACGAGGGACACGTCGAGATCGACGGCGTGGCACTGGTGCCCCGGGATTTGGACCGTCACCGGCGGCGTATCGGCTTCGTCTTCCAGCGCTTCCACCTGCTGCCCGCGCTGACCGCGCTGGACAACGTCCTCGCCCCCGTCCTGCCGCGCAGAGTCGGCTTCGACCGGCGTGCGCGCGGCATGGAGCTGCTCGAAGCCGTCGGCCTCGCCCGGCGGGCCGACGCCCTGCCGTCGCAGTTGTCGGGCGGTCAGCAACAACGGGTCGCCGTCGCACGCGCGTTGATCAACCGGCCGGGTCTGCTGCTGGCGGACGAGCCCACGGGCAACCTCGACAGCGTCATCGGACGGGAGATCATCGACCTGCTGATGTCGCTGCGCGAGCGGTACGGGATGACGATGCTGATCGCGACGCACGACGCGGAGGTCGCCGCCAACGGCGACCGGGTGGTGCGGCTGCAGGACGGCACAATCGTCTCGGACCAGCGGGTCACGCCCTCCGCCGACGTGCTGAACCGGCTGGGGGGCCTGCGCCCGTGA
- a CDS encoding helix-turn-helix domain-containing protein, giving the protein MPDHRDPPTTQPAFGRRLRALRVARALSQAELGGSEFSAAYLSRLESGARPPTTRVLEHLCARLGVVPADFAPPVGSLLARVLAAVTTVHGSPRTAGELEEALRLDEEAGAALRWQAQWLLADCYHAEGRQDDELRLLRELVVLSDALDLPYTQARSRIRLARRLCAAGDLPEARAVAERAHALSLANRLPRQDMTEAALTLVSIDAEIGRLTEARNRADRLADSLDEVTENGIDGLLSKRLRLDVLWSAATVAMRQGDWEAAVGRLQSALGGMPSSEDPVLWLRLRLAAATMYLQMNPRRTDQAGRHLAELASAVAVVGTSSQYLELLLLQYRLAFYEGRVADARAIDARLGPRPEGMSHQHLVVLAALRNQMAFLDGNRTTAVAELERMAKEAHEAGTIELAAELWRALAESLAAKPQGA; this is encoded by the coding sequence ATGCCCGATCATCGCGATCCGCCGACGACGCAACCGGCGTTCGGCCGGAGACTCCGCGCCCTGCGAGTCGCACGCGCTCTGTCACAGGCCGAGCTGGGCGGCTCGGAGTTCTCGGCCGCCTATCTGTCGCGGTTGGAATCCGGTGCCCGGCCTCCCACGACACGCGTTCTCGAACACCTGTGTGCCCGCCTCGGCGTCGTGCCCGCGGACTTCGCTCCACCGGTGGGCAGCCTGCTGGCACGCGTCCTCGCCGCCGTCACCACCGTCCACGGATCGCCCCGCACGGCCGGCGAGCTGGAAGAGGCCCTCCGGCTGGACGAGGAAGCCGGTGCCGCCCTGCGCTGGCAGGCGCAATGGCTGCTCGCCGACTGCTATCACGCCGAGGGCCGACAGGACGACGAACTGCGCCTCCTGCGCGAACTCGTCGTCCTCAGTGACGCACTCGATCTTCCCTACACCCAGGCCAGATCCCGGATACGCCTCGCCCGCCGACTGTGCGCTGCCGGCGACCTGCCCGAGGCGCGCGCCGTGGCGGAACGCGCCCACGCTCTCTCCCTGGCCAACCGGCTGCCCCGTCAGGACATGACCGAAGCGGCCCTGACCCTCGTCTCCATCGATGCGGAGATCGGACGACTGACGGAGGCGCGGAACAGAGCCGACAGACTGGCTGACTCACTGGACGAGGTCACCGAGAACGGAATCGACGGCCTCCTGTCGAAACGTCTCCGACTGGACGTCCTGTGGAGCGCCGCCACCGTGGCCATGCGCCAGGGTGACTGGGAGGCCGCCGTCGGCCGTCTCCAGTCCGCCCTGGGCGGAATGCCGAGCAGCGAGGACCCGGTCCTCTGGCTGCGACTGCGACTCGCTGCGGCGACCATGTACCTCCAAATGAACCCACGGCGTACTGACCAGGCAGGACGCCACCTGGCGGAACTCGCCTCGGCGGTAGCCGTGGTCGGTACCTCCAGCCAGTATCTGGAGTTGTTGCTGCTCCAGTACCGACTTGCCTTCTACGAGGGCCGGGTCGCCGACGCCCGTGCCATCGACGCCCGACTCGGCCCGCGTCCGGAAGGAATGAGCCACCAGCACTTGGTGGTCCTGGCCGCCCTGCGTAACCAGATGGCCTTTCTCGACGGCAACCGCACCACCGCCGTGGCCGAACTCGAACGGATGGCCAAGGAGGCACACGAGGCCGGCACCATCGAACTCGCGGCCGAGCTCTGGCGTGCACTGGCGGAATCCCTTGCTGCCAAGCCCCAGGGAGCATGA
- a CDS encoding MFS transporter, giving the protein MSSNPSQPKAPLPKAFRRVWAAASVSSFGDGVYLTALPLLAASLTRDPLLLSVISAAALLPWLMFGLVGGALVDRWDRRRTMWLTDAARALLLFAAVAGAAAGWLSVPLLIALAFLLGMGQILFDTAAAAYVPEILDRDAALLKRANARLRGSVDVLDGFVGPPAGSFLFTLGRAVPLVVDAVSFVFSSLVIRLLPASPPRPRADRRPLLKEAAEGARYLLRSPLLLGLSLRPALGNFAFSAGTAVFVLFAQEELHLGATGFGLLLTCEAVGGFLGSLLSGRVSDRLGTGGALILTAVLLTIAQTSIGLGDSAVPVGLALAVRAAALSATIVLSGSVRQAIVPGELMGRVAAASRLLALGAAPLGALLGGWLATAHGLRAPYLVGAVFLGASTLISLTMTSNRKVEAALAEAERVRATERTERSGAVR; this is encoded by the coding sequence ATGAGCAGCAATCCGTCACAGCCGAAAGCACCGCTGCCGAAGGCCTTCCGGCGTGTCTGGGCAGCCGCTTCGGTGTCGTCCTTCGGCGACGGCGTCTATCTGACCGCCCTGCCCCTGCTCGCCGCAAGCCTCACCCGGGATCCGCTGCTGCTCTCCGTGATCTCCGCGGCGGCGCTGCTGCCGTGGCTGATGTTCGGCCTGGTGGGCGGGGCGCTGGTGGACCGGTGGGACCGTCGGCGGACGATGTGGCTGACCGACGCGGCCCGGGCGCTGCTGTTGTTCGCCGCCGTCGCCGGCGCCGCAGCAGGCTGGCTCAGCGTGCCGCTGCTGATCGCTCTGGCGTTTCTCCTCGGTATGGGGCAGATCCTTTTCGACACGGCCGCGGCCGCCTACGTACCAGAGATCCTCGACCGGGACGCCGCGTTGCTGAAGCGGGCCAACGCGCGACTGCGCGGCTCGGTCGACGTCCTCGACGGGTTCGTCGGACCGCCGGCCGGCTCCTTCCTCTTCACTCTGGGACGGGCCGTTCCACTGGTCGTCGACGCCGTGTCGTTCGTCTTCAGCTCACTCGTCATCCGCCTGCTGCCCGCCTCGCCCCCCCGACCGCGCGCCGACCGCAGGCCTCTGCTCAAGGAGGCGGCGGAAGGGGCCCGCTACCTTCTCCGCTCCCCCCTCCTGCTCGGCCTGTCCTTGCGCCCCGCGCTCGGCAACTTCGCCTTCAGCGCCGGCACGGCCGTCTTCGTCCTGTTCGCGCAGGAGGAACTGCACCTGGGGGCCACCGGCTTCGGCTTGCTGCTCACCTGCGAGGCCGTGGGCGGGTTTCTGGGCAGCCTGCTGTCGGGGCGTGTCAGCGACCGGCTCGGCACGGGCGGCGCGCTCATCCTGACGGCGGTGCTGCTCACGATCGCGCAGACCTCGATAGGGCTGGGCGACAGCGCGGTCCCCGTGGGCCTCGCGCTGGCCGTGCGCGCCGCGGCGCTGAGCGCGACCATCGTGCTGTCCGGCTCGGTCCGACAGGCCATCGTGCCGGGCGAGCTGATGGGCCGGGTGGCTGCGGCGAGTCGTCTGCTGGCGTTGGGGGCGGCGCCGTTGGGAGCCCTGCTCGGCGGCTGGCTCGCGACGGCGCATGGACTGCGTGCCCCCTATCTGGTGGGCGCGGTCTTCCTGGGGGCGAGCACGCTCATCAGCTTGACCATGACCTCCAACCGCAAGGTGGAGGCGGCATTGGCGGAGGCGGAACGCGTCAGGGCGACGGAGCGGACCGAAAGATCGGGGGCGGTGAGGTGA